From Pseudomonas vanderleydeniana, the proteins below share one genomic window:
- a CDS encoding zinc-binding alcohol dehydrogenase family protein → MKAIVYDQAGLPLDDPRALYEIELEKPVPGPRDLLVRIQAIAVNPVDSKLRLGVPPAAPRILGWDAVGVVESVGAEVTGFVPGDAVWYAGDITRPGCYADYGLVDERIAARRPQSISATEAAALPLTAITAWELLFDRLRVAEGGGLGQSLLVIGAGGGVGSILVQLARRLTRLTVIGTASRPQTRDWVSELGAHHVIDHGQPLQAQLAELGVPQVDYVISLTHTEHYYPQLVEVLKPQGKLALIDDPASLDVVPLKRKSISLHWEFMFTRSMYRTEDQALQQALLTRVALLVDDGILRTTVGEHFGALNADNLRRAHALIESGRAQGKIVLEVNPG, encoded by the coding sequence ATGAAAGCCATCGTCTACGATCAGGCCGGGTTGCCGCTCGACGACCCGCGCGCACTGTATGAAATCGAACTGGAGAAGCCGGTGCCAGGGCCACGGGACCTGCTGGTGAGGATCCAGGCGATTGCCGTCAACCCGGTGGACAGCAAGCTGCGTCTCGGCGTGCCGCCCGCCGCACCACGCATTCTCGGTTGGGACGCGGTGGGCGTGGTGGAAAGCGTGGGGGCCGAAGTCACCGGGTTCGTGCCGGGTGATGCGGTCTGGTATGCGGGGGACATCACCCGCCCAGGTTGCTACGCCGACTATGGGCTGGTCGACGAGCGTATCGCCGCGCGGCGTCCGCAATCGATCAGCGCGACCGAGGCGGCGGCTCTGCCATTGACCGCGATCACGGCCTGGGAACTGCTCTTCGACCGCCTTAGGGTGGCCGAAGGGGGCGGGTTGGGGCAATCCTTGCTCGTCATCGGTGCTGGCGGTGGTGTCGGCTCGATTCTCGTGCAGTTGGCGCGTCGTCTGACCCGGCTCACCGTCATCGGCACGGCATCGCGCCCACAGACCCGCGACTGGGTCAGCGAACTCGGTGCGCATCATGTGATCGACCATGGCCAGCCGTTGCAGGCGCAGTTGGCCGAGCTGGGCGTGCCCCAGGTCGACTACGTGATCAGCCTGACCCACACCGAGCACTACTACCCGCAGCTGGTCGAAGTGCTCAAGCCCCAGGGCAAGCTGGCGCTGATCGATGATCCGGCTTCGCTGGACGTGGTGCCGCTCAAGCGCAAATCGATTTCGCTGCACTGGGAGTTCATGTTCACCCGCTCCATGTACCGCACCGAAGACCAGGCCCTGCAACAGGCGCTGCTGACGCGGGTGGCGCTGCTGGTGGACGACGGCATCCTGCGCACGACGGTGGGGGAACACTTCGGTGCCTTGAACGCCGACAACCTGCGCCGCGCCCATGCGTTGATCGAGAGCGGGCGGGCCCAGGGCAAGATCGTGCTGGAGGTGAATCCGGGCTGA
- a CDS encoding alcohol dehydrogenase catalytic domain-containing protein yields the protein MTEQTTYQAVVATAPGQLELVRRPVPQPGPGQVRIRVEACGVCHSDSATVEGFAPGVTYPRVPGHEVVGRIEALGEGVASFELGQRVGVGFLAGEDGSCPSCRGGDLVNCHNPVISGITVDGGYAEVMLAEARGLVRIPDQLAAVDAAPLLCAGLTTYNALRKSTARAGDLVAIQGLGGLGHLGVQFARHMGFRTVVIARGAEKATLARELGAHHYIDARGEDVGQALQALGGAKVVLGTAPSGQGMAQTVPGLAARGQLVVVAVPGDALTISATDLIFGSRSVVGALTGTVVDNEQTLAFAQQQQIRPMIETFPLTEARQAYDRMMAADVRFRAVLVMNSEPTAGAHP from the coding sequence ATGACTGAACAGACGACCTATCAGGCCGTGGTGGCGACCGCGCCTGGGCAACTGGAACTGGTACGCCGCCCTGTGCCGCAGCCGGGTCCCGGACAGGTCCGCATTCGTGTCGAGGCGTGCGGGGTCTGTCATTCCGACAGTGCGACCGTCGAGGGTTTCGCTCCAGGTGTGACGTACCCACGCGTGCCGGGGCATGAAGTGGTGGGACGGATCGAGGCGCTAGGCGAGGGCGTTGCCTCGTTCGAGCTTGGCCAGCGGGTGGGGGTAGGCTTCCTGGCGGGCGAGGATGGCAGTTGTCCCTCTTGCCGTGGAGGCGACCTGGTCAACTGCCACAACCCGGTGATCTCCGGCATCACCGTCGATGGCGGTTACGCCGAGGTCATGCTGGCCGAGGCGCGCGGCCTGGTGCGTATTCCGGACCAACTCGCCGCCGTGGACGCGGCGCCGCTGTTGTGTGCGGGGCTGACCACCTACAACGCCTTGCGCAAGTCCACCGCTCGCGCCGGTGACCTGGTGGCGATCCAGGGGTTGGGTGGCCTGGGTCATCTGGGCGTGCAGTTCGCCCGGCACATGGGCTTCAGGACCGTGGTGATCGCCCGGGGCGCGGAAAAGGCAACGCTGGCCAGGGAGCTGGGCGCTCACCACTACATCGATGCCAGGGGCGAGGATGTCGGTCAGGCCTTGCAGGCACTGGGAGGCGCCAAGGTGGTTCTGGGCACCGCGCCGAGCGGACAGGGCATGGCGCAGACCGTGCCGGGGCTGGCGGCACGCGGCCAACTGGTCGTCGTCGCGGTGCCGGGCGATGCGCTGACTATCAGTGCAACGGACCTGATCTTCGGTTCCCGCTCGGTCGTCGGCGCGCTCACCGGCACGGTGGTGGACAACGAGCAGACGCTGGCTTTTGCCCAGCAGCAACAGATCCGACCGATGATCGAAACCTTCCCGCTGACCGAGGCCCGCCAGGCCTACGACCGAATGATGGCCGCCGACGTGCGTTTTCGCGCGGTGCTGGTCATGAACAGCGAACCGACTGCAGGAGCACATCCATGA
- a CDS encoding alpha/beta fold hydrolase — MKDSSCSLDANTQFIESAGRRLAYRTLGEGRPLVLMVRYRGTLDDWDPLFLDSLVNLGFQVTVFDYSGLGQSTGEPSYNPAALAKDAIDLIQALGLGPVILGGWSLGGIATQVVLAQAPQLVSHAVLLATTPPGQLVKPGEALFYELARRENDFEDFVSLFFEPTSEPSRRSAELAWSRLAERSQERSPQVPVAWAAQQLGEGPKNPVFPVEAVLNVLKSTHIPLLHLGADHDIVFPVENWYALSAQLPTLQLVTFPSAGHGPHMQHPLAAARHIAAFIGD; from the coding sequence ATGAAGGACTCGTCGTGCAGCCTCGACGCGAACACGCAATTCATCGAAAGCGCCGGGCGCCGGTTGGCCTATCGCACCCTCGGCGAGGGCCGGCCCCTGGTATTGATGGTGCGCTATCGCGGCACCCTGGATGACTGGGACCCGCTGTTTCTCGACAGCCTGGTCAACCTCGGTTTCCAGGTGACCGTGTTCGACTACAGCGGCCTGGGGCAATCGACCGGCGAGCCCAGCTACAACCCGGCGGCGCTGGCCAAGGATGCGATCGACCTGATCCAGGCACTGGGCCTGGGCCCGGTGATACTCGGTGGCTGGTCGTTGGGCGGCATTGCCACGCAGGTGGTGCTGGCCCAGGCGCCACAGCTGGTCAGCCATGCCGTACTGCTGGCGACAACGCCACCGGGGCAGTTGGTGAAGCCGGGTGAGGCGTTGTTCTATGAACTGGCCCGCCGCGAAAACGACTTCGAGGATTTTGTCAGCCTGTTCTTCGAGCCCACCTCGGAACCGAGCCGCCGCAGCGCCGAGCTGGCGTGGAGCCGTCTGGCCGAACGCAGCCAGGAGCGCAGCCCGCAGGTGCCGGTCGCGTGGGCGGCGCAGCAACTGGGCGAAGGGCCGAAGAATCCGGTGTTCCCGGTGGAGGCGGTACTGAACGTGCTCAAGTCCACCCACATCCCGCTGCTGCACCTGGGCGCCGATCACGACATCGTCTTCCCGGTGGAGAACTGGTACGCGCTCAGCGCCCAACTGCCCACGCTGCAACTGGTGACCTTCCCCAGCGCCGGCCACGGCCCGCACATGCAGCATCCTCTGGCTGCCGCCCGGCATATCGCGGCCTTTATCGGCGATTGA
- a CDS encoding GlxA family transcriptional regulator codes for MHRIGYLLSEGFQVMALGTQTVFEFANVVAKEQVYQLTNYSIDGGQVRSSVGAVVETERADQQAADTWMVSGVVNPLTHESSEAQLHFVREASSRCRRTVGLCTGSFVLAEAGLLDGRRVTTHWAYADTLRQRYPAAQVEVDRIFIEDKGIWTSAGLTAAMDLALGIVENDLGSDLATQVARVLVMYHRRSGGQSQHSRMLSLAPKSDRVQAALEFARANLAADLTVEALATTVHLSPRQFARIFQAETGLSPAKAVEQLRVESARHMIERGRHPLEVIARENGFRDRRHLREVFVRTLGVSPASLRREEA; via the coding sequence ATGCACCGAATAGGCTATCTGCTGAGCGAAGGTTTCCAGGTCATGGCACTGGGCACCCAGACCGTTTTCGAGTTCGCCAACGTGGTGGCCAAGGAACAGGTCTACCAGCTGACCAACTACTCGATCGACGGTGGCCAGGTGCGTTCCTCGGTGGGTGCGGTGGTGGAGACCGAACGCGCGGACCAGCAGGCGGCCGATACGTGGATGGTGTCCGGGGTGGTCAACCCCCTGACGCATGAGTCCAGCGAAGCGCAACTGCACTTTGTGCGCGAAGCCTCCAGCCGCTGCCGGCGGACCGTGGGGCTGTGCACGGGGTCGTTCGTGCTGGCCGAAGCCGGGCTTCTCGATGGCCGGCGGGTCACCACGCACTGGGCCTATGCCGATACGCTGCGCCAGCGTTACCCCGCCGCGCAGGTGGAAGTCGACAGGATCTTCATCGAGGACAAGGGCATCTGGACCTCCGCGGGGCTGACTGCGGCCATGGACCTGGCACTGGGTATCGTCGAAAACGACCTGGGTTCCGACCTGGCGACCCAGGTGGCGCGGGTGCTGGTCATGTACCACCGCCGCAGCGGTGGCCAATCGCAACACTCACGCATGCTGTCGCTGGCGCCCAAGTCCGACCGCGTGCAAGCCGCCTTGGAATTTGCCCGTGCCAACCTGGCCGCAGACCTGACCGTCGAGGCCCTGGCCACGACCGTCCACCTCAGCCCGCGGCAGTTCGCGCGTATCTTCCAGGCGGAAACCGGCCTGTCGCCAGCCAAGGCCGTGGAGCAACTGCGGGTGGAGTCGGCCCGCCACATGATCGAGCGAGGCCGACACCCGCTGGAGGTCATTGCCCGCGAAAACGGCTTCCGGGACCGCCGACATCTGCGCGAGGTGTTCGTGCGGACCCTGGGGGTGTCTCCGGCCTCGCTGCGACGCGAGGAGGCCTGA
- a CDS encoding LysR substrate-binding domain-containing protein translates to MRSLDDTAPTLPPLKAIQAFEQAARFGNVARAAEVLDLTPSAVSHQLAKLEAMIGRQLFVRGARGVSLTPVGEQYLKEVSGLLHSLAVATERASSDVSLDCLRLHSSPSFGLLWLMPRLEAFRDEHPDIQINLSCSYESLHFSRDKIDVDIRHGEPNWPSYEVRTVRNETFEVLAAPKLLARHPVSRAMDLLDRELILSEATLLRWPAWFAQHGLARPEKPYALSFDRSYMTLEAASHGLGFALESALLARKYLDSGELVKVSPESLSAPVAAHHLVFPKAHSSFSRVRRFLVWMEKELGHGFDF, encoded by the coding sequence ATGCGCTCACTGGACGATACCGCGCCCACCCTGCCACCCCTGAAGGCGATTCAGGCCTTCGAGCAAGCCGCGCGCTTCGGCAACGTCGCCCGTGCGGCCGAGGTGCTGGACCTGACGCCGTCGGCGGTCAGCCATCAACTGGCCAAGCTGGAGGCCATGATCGGCCGCCAGTTGTTCGTTCGCGGCGCGCGCGGCGTGAGCCTGACGCCGGTCGGCGAGCAGTACCTGAAGGAAGTCTCCGGGCTGCTGCACAGCTTGGCCGTGGCGACCGAGCGCGCCAGCAGCGACGTCAGCCTGGATTGCCTGCGCCTGCATTCCTCGCCGAGTTTCGGCCTGCTGTGGCTGATGCCACGGCTGGAGGCGTTTCGCGATGAGCACCCGGACATCCAGATCAACCTGTCGTGCTCCTACGAGTCCCTGCATTTCAGCCGCGACAAGATCGACGTGGACATTCGCCATGGCGAACCCAACTGGCCCAGCTACGAAGTGCGCACCGTGCGCAACGAGACCTTCGAAGTGCTGGCGGCACCGAAACTGCTGGCGCGCCACCCGGTGAGCCGTGCCATGGATCTGCTGGACCGCGAATTGATCCTCTCCGAGGCCACCTTGCTCCGATGGCCGGCCTGGTTCGCGCAGCACGGGCTCGCCCGCCCGGAGAAACCCTACGCGTTGAGTTTCGACCGCTCCTACATGACCCTGGAGGCGGCCAGCCACGGTTTGGGGTTCGCCCTGGAAAGCGCCTTGTTGGCGCGCAAGTACCTGGACTCCGGCGAGCTGGTGAAGGTGTCGCCCGAATCCCTCAGCGCGCCGGTGGCGGCACATCACCTGGTGTTCCCGAAAGCCCACTCGAGCTTTTCCCGGGTCCGTCGGTTCCTGGTGTGGATGGAGAAAGAGCTGGGGCACGGGTTCGATTTCTGA
- a CDS encoding SDR family NAD(P)-dependent oxidoreductase codes for MLLQDKVIIITGAASARGIGRATASTFAAHGARVVILDLDEAAARQAAAELGEDHLGLAANVADEVQVHKAVGRVIEHYGRIDGLVNNAGITQPLKIMDIKHGDYDKVLDVSLRGTLLMSQAVIPLMREQGFGSIVCMSSVSAQRGGGIFGGPHYSAAKAGVLGLAKAMARELGPHNVRVNSIAPGLIHTDITGGLMQDERRHAIIEGIPLGRLGEAGDVANAALFLVSDLSSYLTGITLDVNGGMLIH; via the coding sequence ATGCTGCTGCAAGACAAAGTCATCATCATCACCGGTGCCGCCTCTGCCCGCGGTATCGGCCGTGCCACCGCCAGCACCTTCGCCGCTCACGGCGCCCGTGTCGTCATCCTCGACCTGGACGAAGCCGCCGCCCGCCAAGCCGCTGCGGAGCTGGGCGAAGACCATCTCGGCCTGGCCGCCAACGTGGCCGACGAAGTCCAGGTGCACAAGGCCGTGGGCCGGGTCATCGAGCACTACGGCCGCATCGATGGCCTGGTCAACAACGCCGGCATCACCCAGCCGCTGAAAATCATGGACATCAAGCACGGCGACTACGACAAGGTCCTCGATGTCAGCCTGCGCGGCACCTTGCTGATGTCCCAAGCGGTCATCCCGCTGATGCGCGAACAGGGTTTCGGCAGCATCGTCTGCATGTCCTCGGTCTCGGCGCAGCGTGGCGGCGGCATCTTCGGCGGCCCCCACTACAGCGCCGCGAAAGCCGGCGTACTGGGCCTGGCCAAGGCCATGGCGCGCGAGCTGGGGCCACACAACGTGCGGGTCAACTCGATCGCTCCGGGGCTGATCCACACCGACATCACCGGCGGCCTGATGCAGGACGAACGTCGCCACGCGATCATCGAAGGCATTCCGCTAGGCCGCCTCGGCGAAGCCGGGGACGTGGCCAATGCCGCCCTCTTCCTGGTCAGCGACCTGTCGTCCTATCTGACCGGTATTACGCTGGATGTGAACGGCGGCATGCTCATTCACTGA
- a CDS encoding MFS transporter has product MSTLSLEVGVSVRSNAYRKTAWRLMPFLMLCYLCAYLDRVNVGFAKLQMMNDLALSETVYGLGAGIFFLGYFLCEVPSNLILHRVGARRWIARIMITWGLISALFAFVETAWQFYTLRFLLGVAEAGLAPGLLLYLTYWFPSYRRARMTVLWFVAIPLSGMIGGPLSGWIMNHFAGVHGWAGWQWMFVIEAVPTVIVGLLVLMYLKDGVHQATWLTDEEKALVNRELAEDNSRKITHASTREFLRDPRLWLLAGIYFCVVMGQYAITFWLPTLVRNAGVSDPLHIGLLTSLPYLCAIVAMLLVGRSGDKHQERRWHLVLPMIAGAAGLTLAALLGGNLLLSVLSLCLAAAGVLSASSLFWMLPTTLLGGVSAAAGIAGINSFANLAGFCSPYLIGWVTTSTGSSAIGMYLITAVLLFGATLVLRIPAAQVNR; this is encoded by the coding sequence ATGAGTACCCTCTCCCTGGAAGTGGGCGTGTCCGTCCGCTCCAATGCCTATCGCAAGACCGCCTGGCGGCTCATGCCGTTTCTCATGCTCTGCTACCTGTGCGCCTACCTCGACCGGGTCAACGTCGGTTTCGCCAAGCTGCAGATGATGAACGACTTGGCCCTGAGCGAAACGGTCTACGGCCTCGGTGCAGGCATCTTCTTCCTCGGCTATTTTCTCTGCGAAGTGCCCAGCAACCTGATCCTGCACCGTGTCGGCGCCCGCCGCTGGATCGCCCGGATCATGATCACCTGGGGCCTCATCTCTGCCTTGTTTGCCTTCGTCGAAACCGCCTGGCAGTTCTACACCCTGCGCTTTCTCCTGGGCGTCGCCGAAGCCGGCCTGGCGCCCGGCCTGCTGCTGTACCTGACCTACTGGTTTCCGTCCTACCGTCGCGCCCGGATGACCGTGCTGTGGTTCGTCGCCATTCCCCTCTCGGGCATGATCGGTGGCCCGCTGTCGGGCTGGATCATGAACCACTTCGCCGGCGTGCACGGCTGGGCCGGATGGCAATGGATGTTCGTCATCGAAGCGGTGCCCACCGTGATTGTCGGCCTGCTGGTGCTGATGTACCTCAAGGATGGCGTACACCAGGCGACCTGGCTTACCGACGAGGAAAAAGCCCTGGTCAACCGCGAGCTGGCTGAGGACAACAGCCGCAAGATCACCCACGCCTCGACCCGCGAGTTCCTTCGTGATCCTCGCCTGTGGCTGCTGGCGGGCATCTACTTCTGCGTGGTCATGGGCCAGTACGCGATTACCTTCTGGCTGCCGACGCTGGTGCGAAACGCTGGAGTATCCGACCCGCTGCACATCGGCCTGCTGACTAGCCTGCCGTACCTGTGCGCCATCGTCGCGATGCTGCTGGTGGGACGCAGCGGCGACAAGCATCAGGAGCGCCGCTGGCACCTGGTGCTGCCGATGATCGCCGGCGCCGCCGGGCTGACCCTGGCGGCCCTACTGGGCGGCAACCTGCTGCTCTCGGTGCTCAGCCTGTGCCTAGCCGCAGCCGGCGTGCTGTCGGCCTCCTCGCTGTTCTGGATGCTGCCCACCACGCTGCTGGGTGGTGTCTCGGCGGCCGCCGGTATCGCGGGCATCAACAGCTTCGCCAACCTCGCCGGCTTCTGCTCGCCCTACCTGATTGGCTGGGTCACCACCTCGACCGGCTCCAGCGCCATTGGCATGTACCTGATCACCGCCGTGCTGCTGTTCGGCGCCACGCTGGTCCTGCGCATCCCGGCCGCCCAGGTCAACCGTTAA
- a CDS encoding transketolase, protein MSVYSSSNAASSLAERAYNIRRHALRMGQVQGQGYVGQALGAADLLAVSYFHALRYRPNDPEWEQRDRFYLSIGHYAIALYAALIEAEVIPLDELETYGADDSRLPMSGMAAYTPGMEITGGSLGHGLGIAVGACLGLKRKPSEAFVYNLLSDGELNEGSTWEAAMSASHWKLDNLIAIIDVNNQQADGHSSEVLAFEPIVDRWQAFGWFTQRVDGNDIEALVAAFDAARNHEGAQPRVIICDTRMGKGVDFLESREKTHFIRVDENEWDLALQNLQVGRTA, encoded by the coding sequence ATGAGTGTGTATTCATCCTCTAACGCGGCGTCCTCGCTTGCCGAACGCGCCTACAACATTCGGCGCCATGCCCTGCGCATGGGTCAGGTCCAGGGCCAGGGTTATGTCGGCCAGGCGCTCGGCGCCGCCGACCTGCTGGCCGTGTCCTACTTCCACGCCCTGCGCTACCGGCCGAACGATCCGGAGTGGGAACAGCGCGACCGTTTCTATCTGTCGATCGGTCATTACGCCATCGCCCTCTACGCGGCCCTGATCGAGGCCGAGGTAATTCCGCTGGACGAGCTGGAAACCTACGGCGCAGACGACAGTCGCCTGCCGATGTCGGGCATGGCGGCCTACACGCCAGGCATGGAAATCACCGGCGGTTCCCTCGGCCACGGCCTGGGCATCGCGGTCGGCGCCTGCCTGGGGCTCAAGCGCAAGCCGTCCGAGGCATTCGTCTACAACCTGCTCTCCGATGGCGAACTGAACGAAGGCTCGACCTGGGAAGCGGCGATGTCGGCCTCGCACTGGAAGCTCGACAACCTGATCGCGATCATCGACGTCAACAACCAGCAGGCCGACGGACACTCCAGCGAAGTGCTGGCGTTCGAACCGATCGTCGACCGCTGGCAGGCCTTCGGCTGGTTCACCCAGCGGGTCGACGGCAACGATATCGAGGCGCTGGTCGCCGCCTTCGACGCCGCGCGCAACCATGAGGGCGCGCAACCCCGGGTGATCATCTGCGACACCCGCATGGGCAAGGGCGTGGACTTCCTCGAATCCCGAGAGAAAACCCACTTCATCCGCGTCGACGAAAACGAATGGGATCTGGCCCTGCAAAACCTTCAGGTCGGGAGAACCGCATGA
- a CDS encoding transketolase family protein: MSTANTPQTGKKRLTTSAMIASIAAEGQATRPAPFGHALAALAEQRPEIVGLSADLSKYTDLHIFAKAHPERFYQMGMAEQLLMSAAAGMAREGCVPFATTYAVFASRRAYDFICMAIAEENLNVKIVCGLPGLTTGYGPSHQATDDLAIFRAMPNLMIIDPCDALEIEQAVPAIAAHQGPVYMRLLRGNVPLVLDEYGYRFEIGKAKTLRTGNDVLIISTGLMTMRSLEAAQQLQADGVDVAVLHVPTIKPLDEQTILAEARKPGRLVVTAENHSIIGGLGEAVAGLLLRNGVTPTFRQIALPDAFLDAGALPTLHDRYGISTDAVSARIKAWL; this comes from the coding sequence ATGAGCACCGCAAACACCCCTCAAACCGGCAAGAAACGCCTGACCACCTCGGCCATGATCGCCTCCATCGCCGCCGAAGGCCAGGCCACTCGCCCGGCGCCATTCGGTCACGCCCTGGCGGCCCTGGCCGAGCAGCGTCCGGAGATCGTCGGCCTGTCGGCGGACCTGTCCAAGTACACCGACCTGCACATTTTCGCCAAGGCCCACCCGGAGCGCTTCTACCAGATGGGCATGGCCGAACAGTTGCTGATGAGCGCCGCCGCCGGCATGGCTCGCGAGGGCTGCGTGCCATTCGCGACCACCTATGCGGTGTTCGCCTCGCGCCGGGCCTATGACTTCATCTGCATGGCGATCGCCGAGGAGAACCTCAACGTCAAGATCGTCTGTGGCTTGCCGGGCCTAACCACCGGCTACGGGCCGAGCCACCAGGCGACCGACGACCTGGCGATTTTCCGGGCCATGCCGAACCTGATGATCATCGACCCCTGCGACGCGCTGGAGATCGAACAGGCGGTGCCGGCCATCGCCGCCCACCAGGGCCCGGTGTACATGCGCCTATTGCGCGGCAATGTGCCGCTAGTACTCGACGAATACGGCTACCGGTTCGAAATCGGCAAGGCCAAGACCCTGCGCACCGGCAACGACGTGCTGATCATTTCCACCGGGCTGATGACCATGCGCTCGCTGGAAGCGGCGCAACAGCTGCAAGCCGATGGGGTCGATGTGGCCGTATTGCACGTGCCGACCATCAAACCACTCGACGAGCAAACCATTCTTGCCGAAGCCCGCAAGCCGGGGCGGCTGGTGGTAACCGCAGAGAACCACTCGATCATAGGTGGCCTGGGCGAAGCCGTGGCCGGCCTGCTGCTGCGCAACGGCGTGACGCCGACCTTCCGGCAGATCGCCCTGCCGGATGCCTTCCTCGATGCTGGGGCCTTGCCGACGCTGCATGATCGCTACGGCATCTCCACCGACGCGGTCAGCGCCCGGATCAAGGCCTGGCTGTAG
- a CDS encoding carboxymuconolactone decarboxylase family protein, translated as MKHATDRGRNRAGLALGAITLALGLGEPSQTAMAEEKPSMRGAETASVTYPSLNARQQAIIPIAAFAAVGDLARLNPALHQGLDAGLSMSDVREILVQLYAYAGFPRSLNALGELMKVQEARRQQGIHDLPGREPQRPIPQGDALLAAGTANQTRLSGAPVQGPLFDFAPVANQYLRTHLFGDIFERDNLDWQSRELATVGMLSALEGVAPQLQAHMRISLNTGLSVEQLRQLIEVLAERVNAEAGERADDALAKMSPKPGRAPS; from the coding sequence ATGAAGCACGCAACGGACCGTGGACGAAACAGGGCCGGCCTGGCCCTCGGCGCCATCACCCTGGCGCTGGGCCTGGGCGAACCTTCACAGACGGCAATGGCCGAGGAGAAACCTTCGATGCGTGGCGCTGAAACAGCCTCCGTAACCTACCCATCACTCAATGCCCGGCAGCAGGCGATCATCCCGATCGCCGCATTCGCCGCCGTCGGCGACCTCGCACGCTTGAACCCGGCGTTGCACCAGGGCCTGGATGCCGGCCTGAGCATGAGCGATGTCCGGGAAATCCTGGTGCAGCTGTATGCCTATGCCGGGTTTCCGCGCAGCCTCAATGCCCTCGGCGAGTTGATGAAGGTGCAGGAGGCTCGCCGGCAGCAGGGCATCCACGACCTGCCCGGTCGCGAGCCGCAGCGGCCCATTCCCCAGGGCGATGCCTTGCTGGCGGCGGGCACCGCCAACCAGACACGGTTGTCAGGTGCGCCGGTGCAGGGCCCGCTGTTCGACTTCGCGCCGGTGGCCAACCAGTACCTGCGTACCCACCTGTTCGGCGACATCTTCGAGCGTGACAACCTCGACTGGCAGAGCCGTGAACTGGCGACGGTGGGCATGCTCTCGGCCCTGGAAGGCGTTGCCCCGCAGTTGCAGGCGCATATGCGCATCAGCCTGAACACCGGGTTGAGTGTCGAGCAGTTGCGTCAGTTGATTGAGGTTCTGGCTGAACGCGTGAACGCCGAGGCCGGTGAGCGCGCCGATGACGCATTGGCGAAGATGAGCCCGAAGCCGGGACGGGCCCCGTCCTGA
- a CDS encoding (R)-mandelonitrile lyase — translation MTDTDVAKTDMQVQRAGSSAAIAGPADWFTGRVRIDRIFTAPAPARIGIAVVNFEPGARTHWHSHPLGQALLVTDGVGWTQCEGGARTEIRPGDLIWCNCGRRHWHGAAPTTAMQHVAVNELLDGKAVDWQEPVSDEVYLGGPLETA, via the coding sequence ATGACTGACACCGATGTGGCCAAGACCGACATGCAAGTCCAACGGGCCGGATCGAGCGCGGCCATCGCGGGACCGGCGGACTGGTTCACCGGACGGGTCCGCATCGACCGGATCTTCACCGCACCGGCGCCGGCGCGCATCGGCATCGCGGTGGTCAACTTCGAGCCCGGCGCCCGGACTCACTGGCACAGCCATCCCCTGGGCCAGGCGTTGCTGGTCACCGATGGCGTGGGCTGGACCCAGTGCGAGGGCGGGGCCAGGACCGAAATCCGTCCGGGCGACCTGATCTGGTGCAACTGCGGCCGTCGTCACTGGCACGGCGCGGCCCCGACCACGGCGATGCAGCATGTGGCGGTCAACGAACTGCTCGATGGCAAGGCCGTCGACTGGCAGGAACCGGTCAGCGACGAGGTGTACCTGGGCGGGCCGCTAGAAACGGCTTGA